A region of Panthera uncia isolate 11264 chromosome D4, Puncia_PCG_1.0, whole genome shotgun sequence DNA encodes the following proteins:
- the ENTPD2 gene encoding ectonucleoside triphosphate diphosphohydrolase 2, with amino-acid sequence MAGKVLSLLPPLLLAAAGLAGLLLLCVPTRDIWELPALKYGIVLDAGSSHTSMFIYKWPADKENDTGIVGQHSSCNVRGGGISSYADDPSRAGQSLVECLDQALQEVPKESHVHTPLYLGATAGMRLLNLTSPEASANVLAAVTRTLTRYPFDFRGAHILSGQDEGVFGWVTANYLLENFIKYGWVGRWFRPRKGTLGAMDLGGASTQITFETASPAEDPANEVRLRLYGQHYCVYTHSFLCYGRDQVLRRLLAGALQTHGFHPCWPRGYSTQVLLQDVYESPCTAAQRPQTFNSSTRVSLAGSSDPALCRGLILGLFNFSSCHFSRCSFNGIFQPPVAGNFMAFSAFFYTVDFLRSVMGLPVATLQQLETAVVAVCNQTWSQLQAKAPGQRARLPDYCAGAMFVQQLLSRGYGFDERAFGGVTFQSKAGDTAVGWALGYMLNLTNLIPAEPPELRKGTDFRSWVALLLLFAAMLLAAVVLLLRQARSAGASSAI; translated from the exons ATGGCTGGGAAGGTGCTGTCGCTGCTGCCGCCGTTGCTGCTGGCCGCGGCGGGCCTCGCCGGGCTCCTACTGCTGTGCGTCCCCACTCGAGACATCTGGGAGCTGCCCGCCCTCAAG TACGGCATTGTCCTGGACGCCGGCTCCTCGCACACGTCCATGTTCATCTACAAGTGGCCTGCAGACAAGGAGAATGACACAGGCATCGTGGGCCAGCACAGCTCCTGTAATGTACGCG GAGGGGGCATCTCCAGCTACGCAGACGACCCTTCCAGGGCTGGCCAGAGTCTCGTTGAATGCCTGGACCAGGCGCTTCAGGAGGTGCCCAAGGAGAGCCATGTGCACACGCCCCTCTACCTGGGAGCCACAGCAGGCATGCGCCTGCTCAA CCTGACCAGTCCCGAGGCCTCGGCCAACGTGCTCGCGGCTGTGACCCGGACGCTGACCCGGTATCCCTTCGATTTCCGTGGCGCCCACATCCTCTCGGGCCAGGACGAGGGGGTGTTCGGTTGGGTGACGGCCAACTACCTGCTGGAGAACTTCATCAAG TATGGCTGGGTGGGCCGGTGGTTCCGGCCAAGGAAGGGGACGCTGGGGGCCATGGACCTGGGGGGCGCCTCCACACAGATCACCTTCGAGACGGCCAGCCCAGCCGAGGATCCAGCCAATGAGGTCCGGCTGCGGCTCTATGGCCAGCACTACTGCGTCTACACCCACAGCTTCCTCTGCTATGGCCGTGACCAGGTCCTCCGGAGGCTGCTGGCTGGTGCactccag ACCCACGGCTTCCACCCTTGCTGGCCGAGGGGCTATTCTACCCAAGTGCTGCTTCAGGACGTGTATGAGTCTCCATGTACCGCGGCCCAGCGGCCCCAGACCTTCAACAGCAGCACCCGGGTCAGCCTGGCAGGGAGCAGCGACCCTGCCCTCTGCCGTGGCCTCATCTTAGGACTCTTCAATTTCTCCTCCTGCCACTTCTCCCGATGTTCCTTTAATGGCATCTTCCAGCCCCCAGTGGCTGGGAACTTCATG gccttctctgctttcttctacaCCGTGGACTTCCTAAGGTCTGTGATGGGGCTTCCTGTGGCAACCCTGCAGCAGCTGGAGACAGCCGTAGTCGCCGTCTGCAACCAGACATGGAGTCAG CTGCAGGCTAAGGCTCCAGGGCAGCGGGCCCGCTTGCCCGACTACTGCGCGGGGGCCATGTTCGTGCAGCAGCTGCTGAGCCGCGGCTACGGCTTCGACGAGCGCGCCTTCGGAGGGGTGACCTTCCAGAGCAAG GCCGGGGACACCGCGGTCGGCTGGGCGCTCGGCTACATGCTCAACCTGACCAACCTGATCCCCGCCGAGCCGCCGGAGCTGCGCAAGGGCACAGACTTCAGGTCCTGGGTCGCGCTTCTCCTGCTTTTCGCCGCCATGCTTCTGGCCGCCGTGGTCCTGCTGCTGCGCCAGGCGCGCTCGGCCGGGGCGTCGAGCGCCATCTAG
- the NPDC1 gene encoding neural proliferation differentiation and control protein 1 isoform X1 — translation MATPVPPPSPRHLRLLRLLLSGLVLGAALRGASAGRPDAAVCPGSLDCALKRRARCPPGAHVCGPCLQPFQEDQEGLCVPRMRRPVGENLPRPRLEDEIDFLAQELARQEPRHSRLTAQPQLEGAQQHLEPAATLGLSERRQGPNLGLPSTRGAPAPTVHTSLGSPVSSGPVHMSPLEPRGGRGDGLALVLVVACSVAGAAALAVAALCWCRLQRDLRLTQKADYAAPQAPGSPATPGISPGDQRLAHSAEMYHYQHQRQQMRCLERHKEPPKELESLSSDEENEDGDFTVYECPGLAPVSAGAGSVGAGEYLLPPGPLPCAPRA, via the exons ATGGCGACGCCGGTCCCTCCGCCCTCCCCGCGACACCTGCGGCTGCTGCGGCTGCTGCTCTCCGGCCTCGTCCTCGGCGCGGCCCTGCGCGGTGCCTCCGCCGGCCGCCCGG ATGCCGCTGTCTGTCCTGGGAGCCTGGACTGCGCCCTGAAGAGGCGGGCACGGTGCCCCCCAGGCGCGCACGTCTGTGGGCCCTGCCTTCAGCCCTTCCAGGAAGATCAGGAAGGGCTCTGTGTACCCAGGATGCGCCGGCCTGTGG gggaGAACCTGCCCAGGCCGAGACTGGAAGACGAGATTGACTTCCTGGCCCAGGAGCTGGCCCGGCAGGAGCCCCGGCACTCCAGGCTCACGGCCCAGCCCCAGCTTGAAGGCGCACAGCAGCACCTGGAGCCTG CAGCCACCCTGGGGCTCTCAGAGCGTCGCCAGGGTCCCAACCTGGGCCTCCCCTCCACTCGGGGAGCCCCGGCACCCACGGTCCACACATCCTTGGGCTCCCCTGTGTCGTCTGGGCCGGTGCACATGTCTCCCTTGGAGCCCCGGGGCGGGCGCGGTGACGGCCTCGCCCTCG TGCTCGTCGTGGCGTGCTCGGTAGCCGGCGCGGCCGCTCTCGCCGTGGCCGCTCTCTGCTGGTGCAG GCTGCAGCGAGACCTCCGCCTGACTCAGAAGGCCGACTACGCGGCCCCGCAGGCGCCGGGCTCCCCCGCGACGCCCGGGATCTCG CCGGGCGACCAGAGGCTAGCGCACAGCGCCGAGATGTACCACTACCAGCACCAGAGGCAGCAGATGCGGTGCCTGGAGCG gcaTAAAGAGCCGCCCAAGGAACTGGAGTCGTTGTCGTCCGACGAGGAGAACGAAGACGGCGACTTCACGGTGTACGAATGCCCCGGCCTGGCCCCCGTAAGTGCTGGGGCCGGGAGTGTGGGGGCGGGAGAGTACTTACTGCCTCCTGGGCCGCTCCCCTGTGCACCCCGAGCCTGA
- the FUT7 gene encoding alpha-(1,3)-fucosyltransferase 7 — MLDVAPLRGVGHLGTLAGAALLSTLWLLWQLGWAPARVPAAPPTLTVLVWHWPFADQPPELSGDTCVRYGVARCRLSTNRSLLASADVVVFHHRELQSRRARLPLAERPRGQPWVWASMESPSHTRGLGRLGGIFNWVLSYRRDSDIFVPYGRLEPHAGPAPPLPPKSGTAAWVVSNLQERQRRVQLYRQLAPHLRVDVFGRASGRPLCASCLLPTVAPYLFYLAFENSQHRDYITEKFWRNALAAGTVPVVLGPPRATYEAFAPADAFVHVDDFGTVRELASFLVGMNQSRYRRYFAWRDRLRVRLFGDWRERFCAVCTHYPRLPRDRVYRDLKGWFQA, encoded by the exons ATGCTG GATGTGGCCCCACTCAGAGGCGTCGGGCATCTGGGGACGCTGGCCGGAGCCGCCCTGCTCTCCACCCTGTGGCTCCTGTGGCAACTCGGGTGGGCCCCCGCGAGGGTCCCCGCGGCGCCGCCCACGCTCACCGTCCTCGTCTGGCACTGGCCCTTCGCCGACCAGCCCCCAGAGCTGTCCGGCGACACCTGTGTCCGGTACGGGGTGGCCCGCTGCCGCCTGAGCACCAACCGCAGCCTGCTGGCCAGCGCGGACGTCGTGGTGTTTCACCACCGCGAGCTGCAGAGCCGGCGGGCCCGCCTGCCCCTGGCCGAGCGGCCGCGGGGGCAGCCCTGGGTGTGGGCCTCCATGGAGTCGCCCAGCCACACCCGCGGCCTCGGGCGCCTGGGCGGCATCTTCAATTGGGTGCTTAGCTACCGGCGGGACTCGGACATCTTCGTGCCCTACGGCCGGCTGGAGCCTCACGCGGGGCCCGCCCCGCCGCTGCCGCCCAAGAGCGGGACGGCAGCCTGGGTGGTCAGCAACCTCCAGGAGCGGCAGCGGCGCGTGCAGCTGTACCGGCAGCTGGCGCCCCACCTGCGGGTGGACGTGTTCGGCCGCGCCAGCGGGCGGCCGCTCTGTGCCAGCTGCCTGCTGCCCACCGTGGCCCCGTACCTCTTCTACCTGGCTTTCGAGAACTCGCAGCACCGAGACTACATCACCGAGAAGTTCTGGCGCAACGCTCTGGCCGCCGGCACCGTCCCCGTGGTGCTGGGGCCCCCGAGGGCCACCTACGAGGCCTTCGCGCCCGCCGACGCCTTCGTGCACGTGGACGACTTCGGCACGGTCCGAGAGCTGGCCTCGTTCCTGGTGGGCATGAACCAGAGCCGCTATCGACGCTACTTCGCCTGGCGGGACCGGCTCCGCGTGCGGCTGTTTGGGGACTGGCGGGAGCGCTTCTGTGCCGTCTGCACCCACTACCCCCGCCTGCCGCGAGACCGGGTCTACCGGGACCTCAAGGGCTGGTTCCAGGCCTGA
- the NPDC1 gene encoding neural proliferation differentiation and control protein 1 isoform X2 — MATPVPPPSPRHLRLLRLLLSGLVLGAALRGASAGRPDAAVCPGSLDCALKRRARCPPGAHVCGPCLQPFQEDQEGLCVPRMRRPVGENLPRPRLEDEIDFLAQELARQEPRHSRLTAQPQLEGAQQHLEPAATLGLSERRQGPNLGLPSTRGAPAPTVHTSLGSPVSSGPVHMSPLEPRGGRGDGLALVLVVACSVAGAAALAVAALCWCRLQRDLRLTQKADYAAPQAPGSPATPGISPGDQRLAHSAEMYHYQHQRQQMRCLERHKEPPKELESLSSDEENEDGDFTVYECPGLAPTGEMEVRNPLFDQSSLAVPLPQ, encoded by the exons ATGGCGACGCCGGTCCCTCCGCCCTCCCCGCGACACCTGCGGCTGCTGCGGCTGCTGCTCTCCGGCCTCGTCCTCGGCGCGGCCCTGCGCGGTGCCTCCGCCGGCCGCCCGG ATGCCGCTGTCTGTCCTGGGAGCCTGGACTGCGCCCTGAAGAGGCGGGCACGGTGCCCCCCAGGCGCGCACGTCTGTGGGCCCTGCCTTCAGCCCTTCCAGGAAGATCAGGAAGGGCTCTGTGTACCCAGGATGCGCCGGCCTGTGG gggaGAACCTGCCCAGGCCGAGACTGGAAGACGAGATTGACTTCCTGGCCCAGGAGCTGGCCCGGCAGGAGCCCCGGCACTCCAGGCTCACGGCCCAGCCCCAGCTTGAAGGCGCACAGCAGCACCTGGAGCCTG CAGCCACCCTGGGGCTCTCAGAGCGTCGCCAGGGTCCCAACCTGGGCCTCCCCTCCACTCGGGGAGCCCCGGCACCCACGGTCCACACATCCTTGGGCTCCCCTGTGTCGTCTGGGCCGGTGCACATGTCTCCCTTGGAGCCCCGGGGCGGGCGCGGTGACGGCCTCGCCCTCG TGCTCGTCGTGGCGTGCTCGGTAGCCGGCGCGGCCGCTCTCGCCGTGGCCGCTCTCTGCTGGTGCAG GCTGCAGCGAGACCTCCGCCTGACTCAGAAGGCCGACTACGCGGCCCCGCAGGCGCCGGGCTCCCCCGCGACGCCCGGGATCTCG CCGGGCGACCAGAGGCTAGCGCACAGCGCCGAGATGTACCACTACCAGCACCAGAGGCAGCAGATGCGGTGCCTGGAGCG gcaTAAAGAGCCGCCCAAGGAACTGGAGTCGTTGTCGTCCGACGAGGAGAACGAAGACGGCGACTTCACGGTGTACGAATGCCCCGGCCTGGCCCCC ACCGGAGAAATGGAGGTCCGGAACCCGCTGTTCGATCAATCGTCGCTGGCCGTGCCCCTGCCGCAGTGA